A stretch of Arthrobacter sp. NEB 688 DNA encodes these proteins:
- the folE gene encoding GTP cyclohydrolase I FolE, which produces MTQDTGTTRPPVDVPRAEAAVREFLYAIGEDPDRDGLLETPKRVAKAAHELYAGLWQDPAEILSKTFPIEHEELVIVRDIPMYSTCEHHLLPFHGVAHIGYIPGPDGTVTGLSKLGRLVDVYARRPQVQEQITTQVADALVEHLGAQGVIVVVEAEHLCMSMRGVQKPGSRTITSAVRGQLRDVATRAEAMSLLLGGKR; this is translated from the coding sequence ATGACGCAGGACACGGGCACGACGCGACCTCCGGTCGACGTCCCGCGCGCCGAGGCCGCGGTCCGGGAGTTCCTCTACGCCATCGGCGAGGACCCCGACCGTGACGGTCTCCTCGAGACCCCGAAGCGGGTGGCCAAGGCCGCGCACGAGCTCTACGCCGGCCTCTGGCAGGACCCTGCCGAGATCCTCAGCAAGACCTTCCCGATCGAGCACGAGGAGCTCGTCATCGTCCGGGACATCCCGATGTACTCGACGTGCGAGCACCACCTGCTGCCCTTCCACGGGGTGGCGCACATCGGGTACATCCCGGGCCCGGACGGCACGGTGACCGGGCTGTCCAAGCTCGGGCGCCTCGTCGACGTCTACGCCCGCCGGCCCCAGGTGCAGGAGCAGATCACGACGCAGGTCGCCGACGCGCTCGTCGAGCACCTCGGGGCCCAGGGCGTCATCGTCGTCGTCGAGGCCGAGCACCTGTGCATGTCGATGCGCGGCGTGCAGAAGCCGGGCTCGCGGACCATCACCTCGGCGGTGCGCGGGCAGCTGCGCGACGTCGCCACCCGGGCAGAGGCGATGTCGCTGCTGCTCGGCGGGAAGCGGTGA
- a CDS encoding inorganic diphosphatase codes for MEFDVTIEIPKGHRNKYEVDHESGRIRLDRMLFTAMSYPSDYGYIEDSLGEDGDPLDALVLLDEPTFPGCVVRARPIGMFHMRDEAGGDDKILCIPAGDPRKAHISELEHITEFDRLEIQHFFETYKDLEPGKSVEGAHWAGREEAEACITDAIERARAAGLTTARWRMPPHAEVPATSPSSAHTTQELAEASERARAELATKDKPLSDD; via the coding sequence GTGGAGTTCGACGTCACCATCGAGATCCCCAAGGGTCACCGCAACAAGTACGAGGTCGACCACGAGTCGGGCCGCATCCGGCTGGACCGGATGCTCTTCACGGCGATGTCGTACCCGTCGGACTACGGGTACATCGAGGACTCGCTCGGCGAGGACGGCGACCCGCTCGACGCGCTCGTGCTCCTCGACGAGCCGACCTTCCCCGGCTGCGTCGTGCGCGCCCGTCCCATCGGGATGTTCCACATGCGCGACGAGGCCGGCGGCGACGACAAGATCCTCTGCATCCCGGCGGGCGACCCGCGCAAGGCGCACATCAGCGAGCTCGAGCACATCACCGAGTTCGACCGCCTCGAGATCCAGCACTTCTTCGAGACCTACAAGGACCTCGAGCCGGGCAAGTCGGTCGAGGGCGCGCACTGGGCGGGGCGCGAGGAGGCCGAGGCGTGCATCACCGACGCCATCGAGCGGGCCCGCGCGGCCGGCCTGACCACGGCCCGCTGGCGGATGCCCCCGCACGCCGAGGTCCCCGCGACCTCGCCGAGCTCGGCCCACACGACCCAGGAGCTGGCCGAGGCCTCCGAGCGCGCCCGCGCCGAGCTGGCCACCAAGGACAAGCCGCTCAGCGACGACTGA
- the ftsH gene encoding ATP-dependent zinc metalloprotease FtsH, giving the protein MDFKRILRAPVFWVLAALVLLLLVFTVGGNGSYTTITTAQAEKLITDKKVESAVMSTDNVLTLDLKSGQTFSDPAKKISGATQVRAEYVDARAESLVTELKTNLPEGYDDKVEGDSAFWTLFISFFPVLLLVGLFWFLMTQAQGGGSRVMQFGKSRAKLATKDTPKVTFADVAGADEAVEELHEIVEFLREPAKFLAVGAKIPKGVLLYGQPGTGKTLLARAVAGEAGVPFYSISGSDFVEMFVGVGASRVRDLFEQAKANAPAIVFVDEIDAVGRHRGAGLGGGHDEREQTLNQLLVEMDGFDVKTSVILIAATNRPDILDPALLRPGRFDRQIAVENPDMIGRHRILQVHSAGKPMAADVDLLAVARRTPGMTGADLANVLNEAALLTARGDKKLIDDEMLDEAIDRVIAGPQKRTRIMSAKERKITAYHEGGHALVAAGMNHLDPVTKVTILPRGRALGYTMVMPVDDKYSTTRNEILDQLAYALGGRVAEEIIFHDPTTGAANDIEKATAMARKMVTEFGMSERVGAIKLGQTAGEPFLGRDMGHQRDYSEQVAAVVDEEVRKLIDSAHDEAWHVVNDNRDILDRLVLELLEKETLNAAELAAIFADIHRRPRRPLWLSSEHRTLSDIPPVLTPAEEAALAGRANGSGAPAGAVVTPGDPATEAAIDARAQDGAGRAEHPASQTVEVPEGGRVEP; this is encoded by the coding sequence ATGGACTTCAAACGCATTCTCCGGGCCCCGGTGTTCTGGGTGCTGGCCGCCCTCGTCCTGCTCCTCCTCGTGTTCACGGTGGGCGGGAACGGCAGCTACACGACGATCACGACGGCGCAGGCCGAGAAGCTCATCACCGACAAGAAGGTCGAGTCGGCGGTGATGAGCACCGACAACGTGCTCACCCTCGACCTCAAGAGCGGCCAGACCTTCTCCGACCCCGCGAAGAAGATCTCGGGGGCCACGCAGGTGCGCGCCGAGTACGTCGACGCCCGCGCCGAGAGCCTCGTCACCGAGCTCAAGACCAACCTCCCCGAGGGCTACGACGACAAGGTCGAGGGCGACAGCGCCTTCTGGACCCTGTTCATCAGCTTCTTCCCGGTGCTCCTGCTCGTCGGCCTCTTCTGGTTCCTCATGACCCAGGCGCAGGGCGGTGGCTCGCGCGTCATGCAGTTCGGCAAGTCCCGCGCGAAGCTCGCGACGAAGGACACCCCGAAGGTCACCTTCGCCGACGTCGCCGGCGCCGACGAGGCCGTCGAGGAGCTCCACGAGATCGTCGAGTTCCTCCGCGAGCCGGCCAAGTTCCTCGCCGTCGGGGCGAAGATCCCCAAGGGCGTGCTGCTCTACGGCCAGCCCGGTACCGGCAAGACGCTCCTCGCGCGCGCCGTCGCCGGCGAGGCGGGCGTGCCGTTCTACTCGATCTCCGGCTCGGACTTCGTCGAGATGTTCGTCGGTGTCGGCGCCAGCCGCGTCCGCGACCTCTTCGAGCAGGCCAAGGCCAACGCCCCGGCCATCGTCTTCGTCGACGAGATCGACGCCGTCGGCCGCCACCGCGGCGCCGGCCTCGGCGGTGGGCACGACGAGCGCGAGCAGACGCTCAACCAGCTGCTCGTCGAGATGGACGGCTTCGACGTCAAGACCAGCGTCATCCTCATCGCGGCGACCAACCGCCCCGACATCCTCGACCCGGCGCTCCTGCGCCCGGGCCGCTTCGACCGCCAGATCGCCGTCGAGAACCCCGACATGATCGGGCGCCACCGCATCCTCCAGGTCCACTCGGCGGGCAAGCCGATGGCCGCCGACGTCGACCTGCTCGCCGTCGCGCGCCGCACCCCCGGGATGACCGGCGCCGACCTCGCGAACGTCCTCAACGAGGCGGCGCTGCTCACCGCCCGCGGTGACAAGAAGCTCATCGACGACGAGATGCTCGACGAGGCGATCGACCGCGTCATCGCCGGCCCGCAGAAGCGCACGCGCATCATGTCGGCCAAGGAGCGCAAGATCACGGCCTACCACGAGGGCGGCCACGCCCTCGTCGCGGCGGGGATGAACCACCTCGACCCGGTGACCAAGGTGACGATCCTGCCGCGCGGTCGCGCCCTCGGCTACACGATGGTCATGCCCGTCGACGACAAGTACTCGACGACCCGCAACGAGATCCTCGACCAGCTGGCGTACGCGCTCGGTGGCCGTGTCGCGGAGGAGATCATCTTCCACGACCCGACGACCGGCGCCGCGAACGACATCGAGAAGGCCACCGCGATGGCCCGCAAGATGGTCACCGAGTTCGGGATGAGCGAGCGCGTCGGCGCGATCAAGCTCGGCCAGACCGCGGGCGAGCCGTTCCTGGGCCGCGACATGGGCCACCAGCGCGACTACTCCGAGCAGGTCGCCGCCGTCGTCGACGAGGAGGTGCGCAAGCTCATCGACTCCGCGCACGACGAGGCGTGGCACGTCGTCAACGACAACCGCGACATCCTCGACCGCCTCGTGCTCGAGCTCCTCGAGAAGGAGACGCTCAACGCGGCCGAGCTCGCGGCGATCTTCGCCGACATCCACCGGCGCCCCCGGCGCCCGCTGTGGCTCTCGAGCGAGCACCGCACGCTGTCCGACATCCCGCCGGTGCTGACGCCGGCCGAGGAGGCCGCCCTCGCCGGGCGCGCGAACGGCTCCGGCGCCCCCGCCGGCGCCGTCGTCACCCCCGGCGACCCGGCGACCGAGGCGGCCATCGACGCGCGGGCGCAGGACGGGGCCGGCCGGGCCGAGCACCCCGCGTCCCAGACCGTCGAGGTGCCGGAGGGTGGGCGTGTCGAACCCTGA
- the folP gene encoding dihydropteroate synthase, with translation MTGALTLPTGRPGRPVVLGVVNVTPDSFSDGGEWFQPADAVAHGRLLRAQGADVLDVGGESTRPGAQRPSEAEELRRVLPVVEALAADGPVSVDTMRASVAAAALDAGATLVNDVSGGLADSGMLPLVAERGVPYVAMHWRGHSAGMQDRARYDDVVADVGRELRGRLDAALAAGVDPSRLVLDPGFGFAKLAAHNWELLRRLDEVMDLGQPVLVGTSRKKFLGLVGREGREERAPLERDVATAVTTAHAAAHGAWGVRVHDVVAAVDALDVAQALRGPGADA, from the coding sequence GTGACCGGGGCGCTGACCCTGCCCACCGGCCGGCCCGGCCGGCCGGTGGTCCTCGGCGTCGTCAACGTCACGCCGGACTCCTTCAGCGACGGCGGCGAGTGGTTCCAGCCCGCCGACGCCGTCGCGCACGGGCGACTCCTGCGCGCGCAGGGCGCCGACGTCCTCGACGTCGGCGGCGAGTCGACGCGCCCCGGCGCGCAGCGGCCCTCGGAGGCCGAGGAGCTGCGCCGCGTCCTGCCGGTCGTCGAGGCCCTGGCGGCCGACGGTCCGGTCTCGGTCGACACGATGCGTGCCTCCGTCGCCGCGGCCGCGCTCGACGCCGGCGCGACCCTCGTCAACGACGTCTCGGGCGGCCTCGCCGACTCCGGGATGCTGCCGCTCGTCGCCGAGCGCGGCGTGCCCTACGTCGCGATGCACTGGCGCGGCCACAGCGCGGGGATGCAGGACCGCGCCCGCTACGACGACGTCGTCGCCGACGTCGGCCGCGAGCTGCGGGGGCGCCTGGACGCCGCGCTGGCCGCCGGGGTCGACCCCTCGCGGCTCGTCCTCGACCCGGGCTTCGGGTTCGCGAAGCTCGCCGCCCACAACTGGGAGCTCCTGCGCCGCCTCGACGAGGTGATGGACCTCGGCCAGCCGGTGCTCGTCGGCACCTCGCGCAAGAAGTTCCTCGGCCTCGTCGGGCGCGAGGGCCGCGAGGAGCGCGCGCCGCTCGAGCGCGACGTCGCGACCGCGGTGACCACCGCGCACGCCGCCGCCCACGGGGCGTGGGGCGTGCGGGTGCACGACGTCGTCGCGGCCGTCGACGCCCTCGACGTCGCGCAGGCCCTGCGCGGCCCGGGGGCCGACGCGTGA
- a CDS encoding DUF427 domain-containing protein: MTRPAPLPTAPGQESVWDYPRPPAVDASDEEVEVWFGGVLVARSTRTLRVLETSHPPTYYLPRADFTEGALRRAHGSSYCEWKGEAVYFDVVGRREVAESAAWTYPHPSPGFEALVEHISVMPGAMDRCVVAGEVVTPQEGGFYGGWVTSRVVGPFKGGPGTWGW, translated from the coding sequence ATGACCAGACCCGCGCCCCTGCCCACCGCCCCCGGCCAGGAGTCGGTGTGGGACTACCCCCGCCCGCCCGCCGTCGACGCGAGCGACGAGGAGGTCGAGGTGTGGTTCGGCGGCGTGCTCGTCGCCCGCTCCACCCGCACGTTGCGCGTCCTCGAGACGAGCCACCCGCCGACCTACTACCTGCCCCGCGCGGACTTCACCGAGGGCGCCCTGCGCCGGGCGCACGGCTCGTCGTACTGCGAGTGGAAGGGCGAGGCCGTCTACTTCGACGTGGTCGGGCGGCGCGAGGTCGCCGAGTCGGCGGCCTGGACCTACCCGCACCCGAGCCCCGGCTTCGAGGCGCTGGTCGAGCACATCTCCGTCATGCCGGGCGCGATGGACCGCTGCGTCGTCGCGGGCGAGGTCGTCACGCCGCAGGAGGGCGGGTTCTACGGCGGCTGGGTGACCAGCCGGGTCGTCGGGCCGTTCAAGGGCGGCCCCGGCACCTGGGGCTGGTGA
- a CDS encoding zinc-dependent metalloprotease: MGYVDWEFAKTTGRTLVPAGPVVSPAEARAEVEAIRAAARAARQPVAETARMQTPDDAPDALVVDRATWIAVNADSMSALLDPAVEAIVGKRGVTPGATAQAIGGKVTGAEAGALLAFMASKVLGQYDIAPAGTPALLLVAPNLVATARELDVDAADFRSWVCMHEETHRVQFTANPWLREHLIAQARHLAVDLAPDTERVQEIVSRVTERLPEVFSEGGTGITELFATPEQREQLARVTAVMSLLEGHADVVMDDVGPAHIPTVAHIRSRFSARRRGSGAPDRLLRRLLGLEAKMRQYRDGAAFVRGVQEQVGVDGFNAVWTSAETLPLPQEIADPAAWVRRVHA; this comes from the coding sequence GTGGGATACGTCGACTGGGAGTTCGCGAAGACCACCGGCCGCACGCTCGTGCCCGCCGGTCCCGTGGTGTCGCCGGCCGAGGCGAGGGCCGAGGTCGAGGCCATCCGCGCCGCGGCCCGGGCGGCCCGGCAGCCGGTCGCCGAGACCGCGCGGATGCAGACCCCCGACGACGCGCCCGACGCCCTCGTCGTCGACCGCGCGACGTGGATCGCCGTCAACGCCGACTCGATGTCGGCCCTGCTCGACCCCGCCGTCGAGGCGATCGTCGGCAAGCGCGGCGTGACGCCGGGCGCGACCGCGCAGGCCATCGGCGGCAAGGTCACCGGCGCCGAGGCCGGCGCCCTCCTCGCGTTCATGGCGAGCAAGGTCCTCGGGCAGTACGACATCGCCCCGGCGGGCACCCCGGCCCTCCTGCTGGTCGCGCCCAACCTCGTCGCCACCGCGCGCGAGCTCGACGTCGACGCGGCCGACTTCCGCTCCTGGGTCTGCATGCACGAGGAGACCCACCGCGTGCAGTTCACCGCCAACCCGTGGCTGCGCGAGCACCTCATCGCCCAGGCCCGCCACCTCGCGGTCGACCTCGCCCCCGACACCGAGCGTGTCCAGGAGATCGTCTCGCGGGTCACCGAGCGCCTGCCGGAGGTCTTCTCCGAGGGCGGCACCGGCATCACCGAGCTCTTCGCCACGCCCGAGCAGCGCGAGCAGCTGGCCCGCGTCACCGCCGTCATGTCGCTCCTCGAGGGGCACGCCGACGTCGTCATGGACGACGTGGGCCCCGCGCACATCCCGACCGTCGCCCACATCCGCTCGCGCTTCTCGGCCCGACGCCGCGGCTCCGGCGCGCCCGACCGCCTGCTGCGCCGCCTCCTCGGCCTCGAGGCCAAGATGCGCCAGTACCGCGACGGCGCCGCGTTCGTCCGTGGCGTGCAGGAGCAGGTCGGCGTCGACGGCTTCAACGCCGTCTGGACCTCGGCCGAGACGCTGCCGCTGCCCCAGGAGATCGCCGACCCCGCCGCGTGGGTCCGGCGCGTCCACGCCTGA
- the hpt gene encoding hypoxanthine phosphoribosyltransferase translates to MDAAHMGADLERVLITEDEIHAKLEELAGLIADEYAGKDLLLVGVLKGAVMVMADLMRALPMTAPVDWMAVSSYGSGTKSSGVVRILKDLDTDISGRHVLIVEDIVDSGLTLSWIKSNLESRSPASVEICTLLRKPEAAKVEVDVKWVGFDIPNEFVVGYGLDYAEAYRGLRVVGTLAPHVYS, encoded by the coding sequence GTGGACGCTGCCCACATGGGAGCCGACCTCGAACGAGTCCTCATCACCGAGGACGAGATCCACGCCAAGCTCGAGGAGCTGGCCGGCCTCATCGCCGACGAGTACGCGGGCAAGGACCTCCTCCTCGTCGGGGTCCTCAAGGGCGCCGTCATGGTGATGGCCGACCTCATGCGCGCGCTGCCGATGACCGCGCCGGTCGACTGGATGGCCGTCTCGTCGTACGGCTCGGGGACCAAGAGCAGCGGGGTCGTGCGCATCCTCAAGGACCTCGACACCGACATCAGCGGCCGGCACGTCCTCATCGTCGAGGACATCGTCGACTCGGGCCTGACCCTGTCGTGGATCAAGTCCAACCTCGAGTCGCGCAGCCCCGCCTCGGTCGAGATCTGCACCCTCCTGCGCAAGCCGGAGGCCGCCAAGGTCGAGGTCGACGTCAAGTGGGTCGGCTTCGACATCCCCAACGAGTTCGTCGTCGGCTACGGCCTGGACTACGCGGAGGCCTACCGCGGGCTGCGCGTCGTCGGCACCCTCGCGCCGCACGTCTACAGCTGA
- a CDS encoding D-alanyl-D-alanine carboxypeptidase has translation MRRVMLAGASALVLLGGAGYVTADVYDVVPGVLTRDREALPATGPDTSDDAAPSLLPTPSAPGAPREASDAPVPSRDELAAAVAGASDDPALRRGLGVSIRDGVTGEELWSRAADVPRAPASTAKLLAAFAVADTLDLAERVPTSVVAAPGSRDLVLVVRGDMLLAPGRGDADAVAGRAGLADLARRVARTLVADGRTDVTLRLDTSFAPGPRVPPTWNPNDVRDGFAGPVVMTGLTTTRATPVRPAPTRPEDVVARALVQRLRAEGVTARLRPTSTWSRPAPDDAVALGTVESATYGELLGLALAESDNSLAESLVRQAAASLGRPTTGADANADLVRARLEAADVPTSGLRLKDASGLSPGQAVAPATLSAVLGLAVRGEPAQLRGVVAGLPVSGLSGTLLHRFSSDATRDVRGLPRAKTGTLRAGSSLAGTTVDADGRPLTFVVQVDGFPRTYDGTLRARAAMDRVVAAVTRCGCDDAAG, from the coding sequence GTGAGACGTGTCATGCTCGCCGGCGCGAGCGCCCTGGTCCTCCTCGGGGGCGCCGGCTACGTGACCGCCGACGTGTACGACGTCGTCCCCGGCGTGCTGACCCGCGACCGCGAGGCGCTGCCCGCCACCGGCCCGGACACGAGCGACGACGCGGCCCCCTCGCTGCTGCCGACCCCGTCCGCCCCGGGCGCCCCGCGCGAGGCGTCCGACGCGCCGGTGCCCTCGCGCGACGAGCTGGCCGCCGCGGTCGCCGGCGCCTCCGACGACCCGGCGCTGCGCCGGGGCCTCGGGGTGAGCATCCGCGACGGCGTGACCGGCGAGGAGCTGTGGTCGCGCGCCGCCGACGTCCCGCGCGCGCCGGCCTCGACGGCCAAGCTGCTCGCGGCCTTCGCCGTCGCCGACACCCTCGACCTCGCCGAGCGCGTGCCGACGAGCGTCGTCGCCGCCCCGGGCTCGCGCGACCTCGTGCTCGTCGTGCGCGGCGACATGCTGCTCGCCCCGGGCCGTGGGGACGCCGACGCCGTCGCCGGCCGGGCCGGGCTCGCCGACCTGGCGCGCCGGGTGGCCCGCACGCTCGTGGCCGACGGCCGCACCGACGTCACGCTGCGCCTCGACACCTCGTTCGCCCCCGGGCCCCGCGTGCCCCCGACGTGGAACCCGAACGACGTCCGCGACGGGTTCGCCGGGCCGGTGGTCATGACCGGCCTGACGACGACGCGGGCCACCCCGGTCCGCCCGGCCCCGACCCGGCCCGAGGACGTCGTCGCCCGCGCCCTCGTGCAGCGGCTGCGCGCCGAGGGCGTCACGGCCCGCCTGCGCCCGACCTCCACGTGGTCGCGCCCGGCGCCCGACGACGCCGTCGCGCTCGGCACCGTCGAGTCCGCCACCTACGGCGAGCTCCTCGGGCTGGCGCTCGCCGAGAGCGACAACTCCCTCGCGGAGAGCCTCGTCCGCCAGGCCGCCGCGAGCCTCGGCCGGCCGACGACGGGCGCCGACGCCAACGCCGACCTCGTCCGCGCGCGCCTCGAGGCGGCCGACGTGCCGACCTCCGGCCTGCGCCTGAAGGACGCGAGCGGGCTGAGCCCGGGCCAGGCCGTCGCCCCCGCGACGCTCTCGGCGGTGCTCGGGCTCGCCGTGCGCGGCGAGCCGGCCCAGCTGCGGGGCGTCGTCGCCGGGCTGCCGGTCTCGGGGCTGTCCGGCACGCTCCTGCACCGCTTCTCGTCCGACGCGACGCGCGACGTGCGGGGCCTGCCGCGGGCCAAGACCGGCACCCTGCGCGCCGGCTCGTCGCTGGCCGGCACGACCGTCGACGCCGACGGCCGGCCGCTCACCTTCGTCGTCCAGGTCGACGGGTTCCCCCGCACCTACGACGGCACGCTGCGCGCCCGCGCGGCGATGGACCGCGTCGTCGCCGCCGTGACCCGGTGCGGCTGCGACGACGCCGCAGGCTGA
- the folK gene encoding 2-amino-4-hydroxy-6-hydroxymethyldihydropteridine diphosphokinase gives MTPAGTSRDRVTLSGVRGRGFHGVFEHEKREGQEFVVDVEIAVDLAPAGRTDDLVDTVNYGEIGAAALARIEGEPFDLIERLAEVIAEDALQHTAVDEVVVTVHKPQAPVGVPFGDVTVRVVRHREPVPVVVAVGANLPHGSSSPADTVRSALEALAHHPAVHGLRASGVVGTDPVGGPEQPRYANAVATLRTSLSPSSLLRELHRLEAAFDRVREVRWGARTLDLDLVQYGDPADGTDVVSDRPHLLLPHPRAHERGFVLAPWHDVDPDAVLRHEGAVAAVADLLAGVDTTDITPLPEETP, from the coding sequence GTGACGCCGGCCGGGACCTCGCGCGACCGCGTCACCCTCAGCGGGGTGCGCGGGCGCGGCTTCCACGGTGTCTTCGAGCACGAGAAGCGCGAGGGGCAGGAGTTCGTCGTCGACGTCGAGATCGCCGTCGACCTCGCGCCGGCCGGTCGCACCGACGACCTCGTCGACACCGTCAACTACGGCGAGATCGGGGCCGCGGCGCTCGCGCGCATCGAGGGCGAGCCCTTCGACCTCATCGAGCGCCTGGCCGAGGTCATCGCCGAGGACGCGTTGCAGCACACCGCGGTCGACGAGGTCGTCGTCACGGTCCACAAGCCGCAGGCCCCGGTGGGCGTCCCGTTCGGGGACGTCACCGTCCGGGTCGTCCGCCACCGCGAGCCGGTGCCCGTCGTCGTCGCGGTCGGGGCCAACCTGCCGCACGGGTCGAGCTCGCCGGCCGACACGGTGCGCTCGGCGCTCGAGGCGCTGGCGCACCATCCCGCCGTCCACGGCCTGCGCGCCTCGGGCGTCGTCGGCACCGACCCCGTCGGGGGTCCTGAGCAGCCGCGCTACGCCAACGCCGTCGCGACGCTGCGCACCTCACTCTCGCCGTCGTCCCTCCTGCGCGAGCTGCACCGGCTCGAGGCCGCCTTCGACCGGGTGCGCGAGGTCCGCTGGGGCGCGCGCACGCTCGACCTCGACCTCGTCCAGTACGGCGACCCGGCCGACGGCACCGACGTCGTCTCGGACCGGCCGCACCTGCTGCTGCCCCACCCGCGGGCGCACGAGCGCGGCTTCGTCCTCGCGCCCTGGCACGACGTCGACCCCGACGCGGTGCTGCGCCACGAGGGCGCCGTCGCCGCCGTGGCCGACCTCCTCGCGGGCGTGGACACCACCGACATCACGCCGCTGCCCGAGGAGACCCCGTGA
- a CDS encoding DUF3180 domain-containing protein, with the protein MTHHGIRAQALLLVALVTAVLGWLVAFVVTRDGTLLQRPPWAAGVLLVVMGGLVLWLARPVRRHLRSGRRTSVEGLRAARTVVLAQAAALTGAAASGWYLGQLASLLGDLSLVANRDRLLVFGLMLLASVLLAVAGMVAQAWCRIDRDDDEDRPGRADEAAPRP; encoded by the coding sequence GTGACCCACCACGGCATCCGCGCCCAGGCGCTGCTCCTCGTCGCGCTCGTCACGGCGGTGCTCGGCTGGCTCGTGGCCTTCGTCGTCACCCGGGACGGGACGCTGCTGCAGCGCCCCCCGTGGGCGGCGGGCGTCCTGCTCGTCGTCATGGGCGGGCTCGTGCTGTGGCTCGCCCGCCCCGTGCGCCGGCACCTGCGCAGCGGCCGCCGCACCTCCGTCGAGGGGCTTCGTGCGGCGCGCACGGTCGTGCTCGCGCAGGCCGCCGCGCTCACCGGGGCCGCGGCCTCGGGCTGGTACCTCGGGCAGCTGGCCAGCCTCCTCGGCGACCTCTCGCTCGTCGCCAACCGCGACCGGCTGCTCGTCTTCGGGCTGATGCTCCTCGCGTCGGTGCTGCTCGCCGTCGCCGGGATGGTCGCGCAGGCCTGGTGCCGCATCGACCGCGACGACGACGAGGACCGGCCCGGGCGCGCGGACGAGGCCGCACCCCGCCCCTGA
- the tilS gene encoding tRNA lysidine(34) synthetase TilS, which yields MTERAWGRPHPAVAAVRSAVRAVLGECDPGDLVLVACSGGADSTALADAARFEGARAGVRVGAVVVDHGLQDGSRALAEEVAARLRARGLDPVDVASTWVTAERPDGLEAMARAARYRVLDDAVAHRGARLVLLGHTRDDQAEQVLLGLARGSGARSLAGMPSARGPYRRPLLGVTREQTRAACTAEGLSWWEDPMNEDPAFARVRARRALRDLEADLGPGLAAALARSADRLREDADHLDALADAAVAALGPGPWAVDALEAAPRAVRTRVWRRLVLRAGAPPGQVSARHVEACDRLLTHWRGQGAVHVPGGLRVHRSGGRVSIGRPARVE from the coding sequence ATGACGGAGCGCGCGTGGGGACGGCCGCACCCGGCCGTGGCCGCGGTGCGCTCCGCCGTGCGGGCCGTGCTCGGGGAGTGCGACCCCGGTGACCTCGTCCTCGTCGCGTGCAGCGGCGGGGCCGACTCGACCGCGCTCGCGGACGCGGCGCGGTTCGAGGGTGCGAGGGCCGGGGTGCGGGTCGGGGCGGTCGTCGTCGACCACGGCCTGCAGGACGGTTCGCGCGCGCTCGCCGAGGAGGTCGCCGCGCGGCTGCGCGCCCGGGGGCTCGACCCCGTCGACGTCGCGTCCACGTGGGTGACGGCCGAGCGCCCGGACGGGCTCGAGGCGATGGCCCGCGCCGCCCGCTACCGCGTCCTCGACGACGCCGTCGCCCACCGCGGCGCACGCCTGGTCCTGCTCGGCCACACCCGTGACGACCAGGCCGAGCAGGTGCTCCTCGGGCTCGCCCGGGGCTCCGGGGCCCGCAGCCTCGCCGGGATGCCGTCCGCCCGCGGGCCCTACCGACGGCCGCTGCTCGGGGTCACCCGCGAGCAGACCCGCGCCGCCTGCACCGCCGAGGGCCTGTCGTGGTGGGAGGACCCGATGAACGAGGACCCGGCCTTCGCGCGGGTGCGCGCCCGGCGGGCCCTGCGCGACCTCGAGGCCGACCTCGGGCCGGGCCTGGCCGCCGCCCTGGCCCGCAGCGCCGACCGGCTGCGCGAGGACGCCGACCACCTCGACGCCCTCGCCGACGCCGCCGTCGCCGCGCTCGGACCCGGGCCGTGGGCCGTCGACGCCCTCGAGGCCGCGCCGCGCGCCGTCCGGACGCGGGTCTGGCGCCGGCTCGTGCTGCGGGCCGGCGCCCCGCCCGGGCAGGTCTCGGCCCGCCACGTCGAGGCCTGCGACCGGCTGCTCACGCACTGGCGCGGGCAGGGGGCGGTCCACGTGCCGGGGGGCCTGCGGGTGCATCGCTCCGGCGGCCGGGTGTCCATCGGTCGCCCCGCTCGGGTTGAATAG